One Actinomadura viridis genomic region harbors:
- a CDS encoding YbhB/YbcL family Raf kinase inhibitor-like protein produces MMSKDRRPIPAAAGALALAGALVLSGCGLIGQPQTSSAELSEWFTVTSPVFRDGRDLPTRYGCTKYPGGVGATPPLRWSGTPAGTRSFAIVMDDPDAATGAHVHWVIAGIDGTTQQLVEGARLPKTVEGLNTSEKVGYTPPCPPEGERHRFRFTIYALDTEVPFRNGAPLKESLGAIAKHTVGRGRITGNFGSN; encoded by the coding sequence ATGATGAGCAAAGACCGGCGTCCGATCCCGGCCGCGGCGGGCGCCCTCGCGCTCGCCGGCGCCCTGGTCCTCAGCGGCTGCGGGCTGATCGGCCAACCGCAGACCAGCAGCGCCGAACTGTCGGAGTGGTTCACCGTGACCAGCCCGGTCTTCCGCGATGGGCGCGACTTGCCCACGCGGTACGGCTGCACGAAGTACCCTGGCGGCGTCGGCGCCACCCCGCCGCTGCGGTGGTCGGGCACCCCCGCGGGCACCCGGTCGTTCGCGATCGTCATGGACGACCCGGACGCCGCCACGGGCGCGCACGTCCACTGGGTGATCGCCGGCATCGACGGAACCACGCAGCAACTGGTCGAAGGCGCCCGGTTGCCCAAGACCGTCGAAGGGCTGAACACCAGCGAGAAGGTGGGCTACACCCCGCCGTGCCCGCCCGAGGGCGAGCGGCACCGGTTCCGCTTCACCATCTACGCGCTGGACACCGAGGTTCCGTTCCGCAACGGTGCGCCACTGAAGGAATCCCTGGGCGCCATCGCCAAGCACACGGTGGGACGGGGCCGGATCACCGGGAACTTCGGGAGCAACTAG
- a CDS encoding SulP family inorganic anion transporter, with translation MKKLLVVSTWRHDLLASFVVFLVAIPLSLGIAVASGAPMAAGLIAAIVGGIVAGLAGGSPLQVSGPAAGLTVIVADLVQTYGWRATCTITLLGGLVQLLLGACRVARTALAVSPAVVHGMLAGVGVVLVLAQLHVVLGGSPQHSALINLRDLPGQLSSSHSHATLLGLLTIAVLLLWPRLSRAGGPVAAVVRWIPGPLPAIALATLVAWLLAWDAPRVDLPETLLSAWHPPALPRGPLPEVVGAVVAIAVVAAVESLLCSVAIDRRRPAGVPRADLDRELIGQGAGNTVSGLLGGLPVAGVIVRSSANVEAGARTRRSTVLHGVWVLVLAMSCGPVIEQVPLAALAALLVALGVKMIDTARVRDLRHHREATAYFATLLGVVFLGLGEGVLLGIGVMAVLALRRLTRLTVRVEEAVPTAPDAGGAAATGVLTHADGPPVSSGTLTLPGPGAAGTVPAPAPAETAAGSGDPPPGGRWHVVVEGTLTFLGVPKVTTVLRQVPGGAAVDLDLNVDFMDHAAFEAIHEWRRAHERLGGRVDIDEIHESWYERAVTGDMSPPRKSSPPARWWAPWANRRRRHEVPELDAPDVSPSALLLAGVREYHGRTAPLVRPIMAELAFEQKPEHLFITCVDSRVVPNIITASGPGDLFINRNVGNLIPRYGSRTHDDSVAATVEYATNVLGIRTITVCGHSNCGAMAALLAGGSEVGHLRSLSRWLKHGNHSLARFLAADPGEDPPLTRLCQINVMQQLDNLLTYPWLRERVEAGEVELVGLYLDLETANVHVLDPARETFVPVPDEAPEDGTRAFR, from the coding sequence ATGAAGAAACTACTTGTCGTATCGACCTGGCGCCACGACCTGCTCGCCTCGTTCGTGGTCTTCCTGGTCGCCATCCCGCTGTCGCTGGGGATCGCGGTGGCCTCCGGCGCGCCGATGGCGGCCGGCCTGATCGCCGCCATCGTGGGCGGCATCGTGGCCGGGCTGGCCGGAGGCTCGCCGTTGCAGGTCAGCGGCCCGGCCGCCGGCCTCACCGTCATCGTCGCCGATCTCGTCCAGACCTACGGGTGGCGGGCCACCTGCACGATCACCCTGCTCGGCGGGCTCGTACAGCTTCTCCTGGGCGCGTGCCGGGTGGCCCGTACGGCGCTGGCGGTGTCGCCGGCCGTGGTGCACGGCATGCTCGCGGGGGTCGGCGTGGTCCTGGTCCTGGCGCAGTTGCACGTGGTCCTCGGCGGCAGCCCGCAGCACTCCGCGCTGATCAATCTGCGGGATCTGCCGGGGCAGCTGTCGTCCTCGCATTCCCACGCGACGCTGCTCGGCCTGCTGACCATCGCCGTCCTGCTGCTGTGGCCGCGGCTGAGCAGGGCGGGCGGGCCGGTCGCGGCGGTGGTCCGCTGGATCCCCGGGCCGCTGCCCGCGATCGCGCTGGCCACCCTGGTCGCGTGGCTGCTGGCGTGGGACGCCCCGCGGGTCGACCTGCCCGAGACGCTGCTGTCCGCGTGGCATCCGCCCGCGCTGCCGCGGGGCCCGCTGCCCGAGGTGGTCGGCGCGGTGGTGGCGATCGCGGTGGTGGCGGCGGTGGAGTCCCTGCTGTGCAGCGTGGCGATCGACCGGAGGCGCCCCGCCGGGGTGCCGCGCGCCGACCTCGATCGGGAGCTGATCGGCCAGGGCGCGGGCAACACCGTCTCCGGGTTGCTGGGCGGCCTGCCCGTCGCCGGGGTGATCGTCCGCAGCTCGGCCAACGTGGAGGCGGGCGCCCGCACCCGGAGGTCCACGGTGCTGCACGGGGTGTGGGTACTGGTGCTGGCGATGTCGTGCGGCCCGGTCATCGAGCAGGTGCCGCTGGCCGCGCTGGCGGCGCTGCTGGTCGCGCTGGGCGTGAAGATGATCGACACCGCCCGGGTGCGCGACCTGCGCCACCACCGGGAGGCCACGGCGTACTTCGCCACCCTGCTGGGCGTGGTGTTCCTCGGGCTGGGCGAGGGGGTGCTGCTGGGCATCGGCGTCATGGCGGTGCTGGCCCTGCGCAGGCTGACCCGCCTCACCGTACGGGTCGAGGAGGCCGTGCCGACCGCACCGGACGCCGGGGGCGCGGCGGCCACGGGCGTGCTGACCCACGCCGACGGCCCGCCGGTGTCCTCGGGCACCCTCACGCTTCCCGGGCCCGGCGCGGCGGGCACCGTGCCCGCGCCCGCGCCCGCGGAGACCGCCGCCGGTTCCGGTGATCCGCCGCCGGGCGGCCGGTGGCACGTGGTCGTCGAGGGGACGCTGACCTTCCTCGGAGTGCCGAAGGTGACCACGGTCCTGCGGCAGGTCCCGGGCGGGGCGGCCGTCGATCTGGACCTGAACGTGGACTTCATGGACCACGCGGCCTTCGAGGCCATCCACGAGTGGCGCCGCGCCCACGAACGCCTTGGAGGGAGGGTCGACATCGACGAGATTCACGAGTCTTGGTATGAAAGAGCGGTGACCGGAGATATGTCACCGCCGCGCAAGTCATCCCCGCCTGCCCGCTGGTGGGCTCCATGGGCGAATCGCCGACGGCGGCATGAAGTTCCCGAACTGGACGCGCCGGACGTGTCGCCCAGCGCGCTGCTGCTCGCGGGCGTCCGCGAGTACCACGGCCGTACGGCGCCGCTGGTCCGGCCCATCATGGCCGAGCTGGCCTTCGAGCAGAAACCCGAGCATCTGTTCATCACCTGCGTGGACTCGCGGGTGGTGCCCAACATCATCACGGCCAGCGGACCGGGCGACCTGTTCATCAACCGGAACGTCGGCAACCTGATCCCGCGCTACGGATCCCGTACCCACGACGACTCGGTGGCCGCGACCGTGGAGTACGCGACCAACGTCCTCGGCATCCGCACCATCACGGTGTGCGGCCACTCCAACTGCGGCGCCATGGCGGCGCTGCTGGCCGGGGGTTCCGAGGTCGGCCATCTGAGGTCCCTGTCGCGCTGGCTCAAGCACGGCAACCACAGCCTGGCCCGGTTCCTGGCCGCCGACCCGGGCGAGGACCCGCCCCTCACCCGGCTCTGCCAGATCAACGTGATGCAGCAGCTCGACAACCTGCTCACCTATCCCTGGCTGCGGGAGCGGGTGGAGGCCGGCGAGGTCGAACTGGTGGGTCTCTATCTCGATCTGGAGACCGCCAACGTGCACGTCCTGGATCCCGCCAGGGAGACCTTCGTCCCCGTTCCGGACGAGGCCCCCGAGGACGGCACCCGCGCGTTCCGCTGA
- a CDS encoding class I SAM-dependent methyltransferase, with amino-acid sequence MTPWTSDRPLRSPFGLPLGLRGRLAGLFMWWTNPQGDLFELLNVRPGERVLEIGYGPGRLIGLLAASPAGRVCGVDPSPQMRAFAARRNRGQVAAGRVDLRVGTAESTGFPDAEFHCVVSVNNVGLWPRLEAGIAEMYRVTRPGGRVLIAWHGGTGRSPIARRLAMPEERLGRVERALGAAFSDVTRREIPHLTLFEAVR; translated from the coding sequence ATGACGCCATGGACCTCGGACCGGCCGCTGCGCTCCCCGTTCGGCCTGCCCCTGGGGCTCCGCGGGCGGCTGGCCGGGTTGTTCATGTGGTGGACCAACCCGCAGGGGGACCTCTTCGAGCTGCTCAACGTCCGGCCGGGGGAGCGGGTGCTGGAGATCGGGTACGGGCCCGGCCGCCTGATCGGGCTGCTCGCCGCCTCCCCGGCGGGGCGGGTCTGCGGGGTCGACCCGTCCCCGCAGATGCGGGCGTTCGCCGCCCGGCGCAACCGCGGGCAGGTCGCCGCCGGGCGGGTCGACCTGCGCGTCGGCACGGCCGAGAGCACCGGGTTCCCCGACGCCGAGTTCCACTGCGTGGTGTCGGTGAACAACGTGGGGCTGTGGCCGCGCCTGGAGGCCGGGATCGCCGAGATGTACCGGGTGACGCGGCCCGGCGGGCGGGTGCTGATCGCCTGGCACGGCGGGACCGGCCGTTCCCCCATCGCGCGGAGGCTGGCGATGCCCGAGGAACGGCTCGGCCGGGTCGAGCGGGCCCTCGGCGCCGCCTTCTCCGACGTCACGCGCCGTGAGATTCCCCATCTGACGCTCTTCGAAGCCGTCCGCTGA
- a CDS encoding NAD-dependent epimerase/dehydratase family protein has protein sequence MKLLILGGTEFAGRAYLDEALARGWEVSLFNRGTHPAPEGVTALRGDRREPGGLAAIERGEWDLVVDTWSWAPSAVRDAARTLAGRAGGYVYVSSRSVYAFPAGAGTGEDAPVVDGSPDAGDADGYAQAKRGGELAALESFGDRALLVRAGLIIGPYENVGRLPWWLRRIARGGPFLAPGPREGGVQYVDVRDMAGWSLDAAAAGLGGAYDVVGPPGAVTMEDVLGACVAVTGADAEPRWVPPERIIEAGVKPWTDLPMWLPPGETHEALHQANVSKALAAGLECRPLIDTVADTWAWLRDIGGEPPQRPDRPVVGLDPRIEASLI, from the coding sequence GTGAAGCTGCTGATCTTGGGTGGGACCGAATTCGCCGGGCGGGCGTACCTGGACGAGGCGCTGGCGCGCGGTTGGGAGGTCAGCCTGTTCAACCGCGGCACGCACCCGGCCCCGGAGGGCGTGACCGCGCTGCGCGGCGACCGCCGGGAGCCGGGCGGGCTGGCGGCGATCGAGCGGGGCGAGTGGGACCTCGTCGTCGACACCTGGTCCTGGGCCCCGTCCGCGGTCCGGGACGCGGCGCGGACCCTGGCCGGCCGGGCGGGCGGGTACGTGTACGTCTCCAGCCGCTCGGTGTACGCCTTCCCGGCCGGGGCGGGGACCGGCGAGGACGCGCCCGTGGTGGACGGGTCGCCCGACGCCGGTGACGCCGACGGGTACGCGCAGGCCAAGCGCGGCGGCGAGCTGGCCGCCCTGGAGAGTTTCGGCGACCGGGCGCTGCTGGTGCGCGCGGGCCTGATCATCGGCCCGTACGAGAACGTGGGGCGCCTGCCGTGGTGGCTGCGGCGGATCGCGCGGGGCGGCCCGTTCCTCGCCCCCGGTCCGCGTGAGGGCGGGGTCCAGTACGTCGACGTCCGGGACATGGCCGGGTGGAGCCTCGACGCCGCCGCGGCGGGCCTCGGCGGCGCCTACGACGTGGTGGGCCCGCCTGGCGCGGTGACCATGGAGGACGTGCTCGGCGCGTGCGTGGCCGTCACCGGCGCGGACGCCGAACCGCGCTGGGTCCCGCCGGAACGGATCATCGAGGCGGGCGTGAAGCCCTGGACGGACCTGCCGATGTGGCTGCCGCCGGGAGAGACGCACGAGGCCCTGCACCAGGCGAACGTGTCGAAAGCGCTCGCGGCCGGGCTCGAATGCCGCCCGTTGATCGACACCGTGGCCGACACCTGGGCGTGGTTGCGCGATATCGGCGGCGAGCCCCCGCAGCGTCCCGACCGGCCCGTCGTCGGTCTCGACCCGCGGATCGAGGCGTCGCTCATCTGA
- a CDS encoding TetR/AcrR family transcriptional regulator, whose translation MEPEKGSLRDRKRRRAREAIIAAAHELFAERGFDGVTVADIAERAEVGRATFFRHFGDKQEVVFGATRLQEAARAESARAEAAAPIGDSLDAALSHLRDVVVTFARRLTEHPDAFSRHERLVAAHPELRARSLTKQRRYAETLYALLLRNGAGHETATLAAEIGVACYHAGHTLAEGDPERLAGAVDAAFERLRSPGA comes from the coding sequence ATGGAGCCGGAAAAGGGTTCGCTGCGTGACCGCAAACGGCGGCGGGCGCGCGAGGCGATCATCGCGGCGGCCCACGAGCTGTTCGCCGAACGGGGCTTCGACGGCGTGACGGTCGCCGACATCGCCGAACGGGCCGAGGTGGGACGGGCCACCTTCTTCCGCCACTTCGGCGACAAGCAGGAGGTCGTCTTCGGCGCGACCCGGCTCCAGGAGGCGGCCCGCGCCGAGTCCGCCCGGGCCGAGGCCGCCGCCCCGATCGGGGACTCCCTGGACGCGGCCCTGTCCCACCTGCGCGACGTCGTCGTGACGTTCGCGCGGCGGCTGACCGAGCACCCCGACGCGTTCAGCCGCCACGAGCGGCTCGTGGCCGCGCATCCCGAACTGCGCGCCCGCAGCCTGACCAAGCAGCGCCGCTACGCCGAGACGCTGTACGCGCTGCTGCTCCGCAACGGCGCCGGCCACGAGACCGCCACCCTCGCCGCCGAGATCGGGGTGGCCTGCTACCACGCCGGCCACACGCTCGCGGAGGGCGATCCGGAACGGCTCGCCGGCGCGGTGGACGCGGCGTTCGAGCGGCTGCGTTCGCCCGGAGCGTGA
- the nhaA gene encoding Na+/H+ antiporter NhaA, protein MLFGRGTWPEASRIAEILRQETIGGALLLAGAVIAVVWANSPWSDSYDSLRGFTVGPASWHLDLSLATWAADGLLAIFFFVAGLELKREFVAGDLRDPRRALVPVMAAVGGVVVPALLYLVVTSGTDGAAQGWAIPAATDIAFALAVLAVIGRFLPSALRTFLLTLAVVDDLIAIVIIAVFYTSDLAVGPLLLAFVPLAAFTFLVQRRVRSWWLLLPLAFATWMLVHESGVHATVAGVLLGFAVPVARSERAGGPEAGPGLAEHFEHRFRPLSAGVAVPIFALLSAGVAFGGLDGLGSALADPIALGVMVGLVLGKPVGILGATWAVGRFTRAELDGDLAWVDVLGLALLAGIGFTVSLLIGELAFGGASEADDHVKIAVLTASLVASLLAAVVLRMRNRVYRRIHKAETADLDHDGVPDVYQREEGPDGPVTG, encoded by the coding sequence GTGCTTTTCGGCCGGGGCACGTGGCCTGAGGCGAGCCGGATCGCGGAGATCCTGCGCCAGGAGACCATCGGCGGGGCGCTGCTGCTGGCCGGCGCGGTCATCGCGGTGGTGTGGGCCAACTCCCCCTGGTCCGATTCCTACGATTCTCTGCGCGGCTTCACGGTCGGCCCGGCGTCCTGGCATCTGGACCTCTCGCTGGCGACCTGGGCCGCCGACGGGCTGCTGGCGATCTTCTTCTTCGTGGCCGGGCTGGAACTCAAGCGCGAGTTCGTGGCCGGCGACCTGCGCGACCCGCGGCGGGCCCTGGTGCCCGTCATGGCGGCCGTCGGCGGTGTGGTCGTGCCCGCCCTGCTGTACCTGGTGGTCACCTCGGGAACGGACGGCGCCGCCCAGGGCTGGGCGATCCCGGCCGCGACCGACATCGCGTTCGCCCTGGCCGTGCTCGCGGTCATCGGCCGCTTCCTGCCCTCGGCCCTGCGCACCTTCCTCCTGACGCTGGCCGTGGTGGACGACCTCATCGCCATCGTGATCATCGCGGTGTTCTACACCTCCGACCTGGCGGTGGGGCCGCTGCTGCTGGCGTTCGTGCCGCTGGCGGCCTTCACGTTCCTGGTGCAGCGGCGGGTGCGCTCGTGGTGGCTGCTGCTGCCGCTGGCGTTCGCGACGTGGATGCTCGTCCACGAGTCGGGCGTCCACGCCACGGTGGCCGGAGTGCTGCTGGGCTTCGCGGTGCCGGTGGCCCGCAGCGAGCGGGCCGGGGGCCCGGAGGCCGGGCCGGGGCTGGCCGAGCACTTCGAGCACCGTTTCCGCCCGCTGTCGGCCGGCGTCGCGGTGCCGATCTTCGCGCTGCTGTCGGCGGGCGTCGCCTTCGGCGGCCTGGACGGCCTGGGCTCGGCGCTGGCGGATCCGATCGCGCTGGGCGTGATGGTCGGCCTGGTGCTGGGCAAGCCGGTGGGGATCCTTGGCGCGACCTGGGCGGTGGGCCGGTTCACCCGTGCCGAGCTGGACGGCGACCTGGCCTGGGTCGACGTCCTCGGCTTGGCGCTGCTGGCGGGGATCGGGTTCACGGTCTCGCTGCTGATCGGCGAGCTGGCGTTCGGCGGCGCGTCCGAGGCCGACGACCATGTCAAGATCGCCGTGCTGACCGCGTCCCTGGTGGCCAGCCTGCTGGCGGCCGTGGTCCTGCGGATGCGCAACCGCGTCTACCGCCGCATCCACAAGGCCGAGACGGCCGACCTCGACCACGACGGCGTCCCGGACGTCTACCAGCGCGAGGAGGGCCCCGACGGGCCCGTGACGGGCTGA
- a CDS encoding slipin family protein, whose protein sequence is MAHVTVMEWQRVLLFVDGRLDRVLEPGRHSYKEKRSTLVTVEMRPRQMHVSGQEVLTRDGVSVRVSVMATWAVSDPVAYATASDNADRVLYAAVQDAIREVVAGASLEDLMTDRARLSEGLAEPVAARAATVGVTVSEVKARDLMPPGELRRAAQETLLARERGRAELERARGEAAALRTLANAARILEQHPALLHLRTLQVAESPGTRLVLDPRALPTDD, encoded by the coding sequence ATGGCTCATGTGACCGTGATGGAGTGGCAGCGGGTGCTGCTGTTCGTGGACGGGCGGCTCGACCGCGTCCTGGAGCCCGGCCGGCACAGCTACAAGGAGAAGCGCTCGACGCTGGTGACCGTGGAGATGCGCCCGCGCCAGATGCACGTCAGCGGGCAGGAGGTGCTGACGCGGGACGGCGTCTCGGTACGGGTCAGCGTGATGGCGACCTGGGCGGTCTCCGACCCCGTGGCCTACGCCACCGCGTCCGACAACGCCGACCGCGTGCTCTACGCCGCCGTCCAGGACGCGATCCGCGAGGTGGTGGCCGGCGCCTCGCTGGAGGACCTGATGACCGACCGGGCCCGCCTGTCGGAGGGGCTGGCCGAACCCGTCGCCGCACGCGCCGCCACCGTCGGCGTCACCGTCTCGGAGGTCAAGGCCCGCGACCTGATGCCTCCGGGCGAACTGCGCCGGGCCGCCCAGGAGACCCTGCTGGCCCGCGAACGGGGCCGCGCCGAGTTGGAGCGGGCCCGCGGCGAGGCCGCCGCGCTGCGCACCCTGGCCAACGCCGCCCGGATCCTGGAGCAGCACCCGGCCCTTCTGCACCTGCGCACCCTGCAGGTCGCCGAATCCCCCGGCACCCGACTCGTCCTGGACCCCCGCGCCCTGCCCACCGACGACTGA
- a CDS encoding TrpB-like pyridoxal phosphate-dependent enzyme, whose amino-acid sequence MTTKILLDESHLPARWYNVRADLCTQPPPPLHPGDRSPIRPQDMAPLFPMEFITQGIISTDRFVVIPEEVRDVYRLWRPTPLIRAHRLERALRTPARIYFKYEGISPTGSHKPNTAVAQAYYNARQGVRRLTTETGNGQWGSALAFACAQFGLECDVWMVKASYDQKPARRSMMELYGARVHASPSEETSAGAKALAEDPYSPGSVGIAISEAVEASAAPDTRYALGSVLNAVLLHQTIIGEEALEQMAGDPPDLIVGVVGGGSTFAGLAFPFLREKWSGRFDPRFLAVEPAACPSLTRGRYAYDYFDAAGFTPLFKMHTLGHDFVPGPIHAGGLRYHGMSPLLSHMYELGHFEATAKSQRECFDAGVLFARTEGIVPAPEPNHALAAVVEEARRCAETGEAEVILTALCGHGHFDMRAYERHLSGRLEDPEAPPEQIESALTHLP is encoded by the coding sequence GTGACCACGAAGATCCTGCTGGACGAGTCACACCTGCCCGCCCGCTGGTACAACGTGCGGGCGGACCTCTGCACGCAGCCGCCACCTCCGCTGCATCCGGGGGACCGCAGCCCGATCAGGCCGCAGGACATGGCGCCGCTGTTCCCGATGGAGTTCATCACCCAGGGGATCATCTCCACCGACCGGTTCGTGGTCATCCCCGAAGAGGTACGCGACGTCTACCGTCTCTGGCGGCCCACCCCGCTGATCCGGGCCCATCGCCTGGAGAGGGCGCTGAGGACTCCCGCGCGCATCTATTTCAAGTACGAGGGGATCTCCCCGACGGGGTCGCACAAACCCAACACCGCGGTGGCCCAGGCGTACTACAACGCCCGTCAGGGCGTCCGCCGCCTCACCACGGAGACCGGGAACGGGCAGTGGGGGAGCGCCCTGGCCTTCGCCTGCGCCCAGTTCGGACTCGAATGCGACGTCTGGATGGTCAAGGCGTCCTACGACCAGAAACCCGCCCGCCGCAGCATGATGGAGCTGTACGGCGCCCGCGTGCACGCCAGCCCGTCCGAGGAGACCTCCGCCGGAGCCAAGGCCCTGGCCGAGGACCCGTACTCACCCGGGTCCGTGGGGATCGCCATCAGTGAGGCCGTCGAGGCGTCCGCCGCCCCCGACACCCGCTACGCGCTGGGCAGCGTCCTCAACGCCGTCCTCCTGCACCAGACCATCATCGGCGAGGAGGCGCTGGAGCAGATGGCCGGCGACCCGCCCGACCTGATCGTCGGCGTGGTCGGCGGCGGCTCGACCTTCGCCGGCCTGGCGTTCCCGTTCCTCCGCGAGAAGTGGTCCGGCCGCTTCGACCCGCGCTTCCTGGCGGTGGAACCCGCCGCCTGCCCCTCGCTCACGCGGGGCCGGTACGCCTACGACTACTTCGACGCCGCGGGTTTCACCCCGCTGTTCAAGATGCACACGCTTGGCCACGACTTCGTACCCGGCCCCATCCATGCGGGCGGCCTCCGCTACCACGGCATGTCCCCCCTCCTCTCGCACATGTACGAGCTCGGCCACTTCGAGGCCACCGCCAAGAGCCAGCGCGAATGCTTCGATGCGGGCGTCCTGTTCGCCCGTACGGAGGGCATCGTCCCGGCGCCCGAGCCCAACCACGCGCTCGCCGCGGTCGTGGAAGAGGCCCGCCGCTGCGCCGAGACCGGCGAGGCCGAGGTCATCCTCACCGCCCTGTGCGGTCACGGCCACTTCGACATGAGGGCCTACGAGCGCCACCTCTCCGGCCGGCTGGAGGACCCCGAGGCGCCCCCCGAGCAGATCGAGTCGGCCCTCACCCACCTCCCCTGA
- a CDS encoding bifunctional RNase H/acid phosphatase: MTAGRRLVVEADGGSRGNPGPAGYGALVRDALTGEVLAEVAEAIGHATNNVAEYRGLIAGLRAAAALDPAARAEVRMDSKLVVEQMSGRWKIKHPDMIPLALEAREVASGLDAVTYTWVPRSRNAHADRLANEAMDAAARGEEWSRDEGPAGTAADPAGGSGREAAGDSAPAWSPALGSATTTLLLRHGETPLSIEKRFAGVGDVPLTDTGLAQARAAAQALKGRGVDAIVTSPLGRCRDTAAEVAAATGAGIRTEEGLRETDFGAWEGLTFAEVGERWPAELKSWLADPASAPPGGESFTAVARRVRTALDKIKVRYRHQTVLVVSHVTPIKLLVRDALGAPMASLYRMQLDVASLSSIDWYDDGPATLRSFNDVHHLRV, encoded by the coding sequence GTGACCGCGGGCCGGAGACTCGTCGTCGAGGCCGACGGGGGGTCCCGGGGCAACCCGGGCCCCGCCGGGTACGGCGCGCTGGTCCGGGACGCCCTCACCGGCGAGGTGCTGGCCGAGGTGGCCGAGGCCATCGGGCACGCCACCAACAACGTGGCCGAATACCGGGGGCTGATCGCCGGGCTGCGCGCGGCGGCCGCCCTCGACCCGGCCGCCCGGGCCGAGGTGCGGATGGACTCCAAGCTGGTCGTCGAGCAGATGTCCGGCCGCTGGAAGATCAAGCACCCGGACATGATCCCGCTGGCCCTGGAGGCCCGCGAGGTGGCCTCCGGCCTGGACGCGGTCACCTACACCTGGGTGCCGCGCTCCCGTAACGCCCACGCCGACCGGCTGGCCAACGAGGCGATGGACGCCGCCGCCCGGGGCGAGGAGTGGAGCCGCGACGAGGGACCGGCCGGAACGGCGGCGGACCCGGCGGGCGGCAGCGGGCGGGAGGCGGCCGGAGACTCCGCCCCGGCCTGGTCCCCGGCCCTCGGATCGGCCACCACGACCCTCCTCCTGCGCCACGGCGAGACACCGCTGTCGATCGAGAAGCGTTTCGCGGGCGTCGGGGACGTCCCGCTGACCGACACCGGCCTGGCCCAGGCGCGCGCCGCGGCGCAGGCCCTCAAGGGACGGGGCGTCGACGCGATCGTCACCTCGCCGCTCGGCCGCTGCCGCGACACCGCGGCCGAGGTCGCCGCCGCCACCGGCGCCGGGATCAGGACCGAGGAGGGGCTCCGCGAGACCGACTTCGGCGCCTGGGAGGGGCTGACCTTCGCCGAGGTGGGCGAGCGCTGGCCCGCCGAGCTGAAGTCCTGGCTGGCCGATCCCGCCTCCGCCCCGCCCGGCGGCGAGAGCTTCACCGCCGTCGCGCGGCGCGTCCGCACCGCCCTGGACAAGATCAAGGTCCGGTACCGGCACCAGACCGTCCTGGTCGTCTCCCACGTGACCCCGATCAAGCTTCTGGTCAGGGACGCGCTGGGCGCGCCGATGGCCTCCCTCTACCGGATGCAGCTGGACGTGGCCTCCCTGTCGTCGATCGACTGGTACGACGACGGACCGGCGACGTTGCGCTCGTTCAACGACGTCCACCACCTGCGGGTTTGA
- a CDS encoding zinc ribbon domain-containing protein — translation MKAAPQAQLRLIDLQELDSTLDRLAHRRRTLPELAEVERLEARLTELRDAIVAAETEVGDLDREQRKAEQDVDQVRARADRDQKRLDSGQVTSAKDLSGLQAEIASLQRRQSDLEEVVLEIMERREEADGRVAALRAERTEAEAELGAVTQRRDGAQKEIDEEGGATAAARTAVAKDVPGDLLALYEKLRGQFGGVGAAKLYRGACQGCHLALNTVDLNRIRSAAEDEVVRCEECRRILVRTPESGL, via the coding sequence TCGACAGCACGCTGGACCGGCTGGCGCACCGCCGCCGCACGCTGCCCGAGCTGGCCGAGGTCGAGCGGCTGGAGGCCCGGCTGACCGAGCTGCGCGACGCCATCGTCGCCGCCGAGACCGAGGTCGGCGATCTGGACCGGGAGCAGAGGAAGGCCGAACAGGACGTCGACCAGGTCCGGGCGCGGGCGGACCGCGACCAGAAACGGCTCGACTCGGGCCAGGTGACCTCCGCCAAGGACCTCAGCGGGCTCCAGGCCGAGATCGCCTCCCTCCAGCGCCGCCAGTCCGACCTGGAGGAGGTCGTGCTGGAGATCATGGAGCGCCGGGAGGAGGCCGACGGCAGGGTCGCCGCGCTGCGCGCGGAGCGGACCGAGGCCGAGGCCGAGCTGGGCGCCGTCACCCAGCGCCGCGACGGCGCTCAGAAGGAGATCGACGAGGAGGGCGGCGCCACCGCCGCCGCCCGCACCGCGGTCGCCAAGGACGTCCCCGGCGACCTCCTGGCCCTGTACGAGAAGCTGCGCGGCCAGTTCGGCGGCGTCGGTGCCGCCAAGCTCTACCGGGGCGCCTGCCAGGGCTGCCATCTGGCCCTCAACACCGTCGACCTCAACCGGATCCGGTCCGCCGCCGAGGACGAGGTCGTCCGCTGCGAGGAGTGCCGCCGCATCCTCGTCCGCACGCCCGAGTCGGGCCTGTGA